The Actinomycetota bacterium genome segment GAATCGGGGGGTTGACCTGGGTAAACGCTGGTAGGTCTGGGGTGGGGCGTGTGCCTACGCCCATCTGATGGTTGCTGGTGGTGTTCAGGTGGGGTCGAAGGCGGTGACCCGGGGCGGCGGTTGGATGGATAGTGCCTGGTAGATGGCCTTCTGCTCGGAGTTGATGGGGGTGGTCTGGGTGACCGTGCCGGCAGGGCCGGCCAGCGTCACCTGGGTGATCGGCCCGAGTTGCCGGTTGATGTTTCGCCACGAGAGGCCGGCGGAGCGTTCGGCGACGCGGGTCAGCAGCAGAGCCAGCCAGCAGATCAGGACGTGGGCGCGGATAGGGTGCTCCAGGCGGTGGAAGACCGGCCGCAGCAGCAGGGTCGACTTCAGGTCACGGAAGCCGCGTTCGGCTTCGGCGAGGTTCTTGTAGCCCAAGGCGGCGTCTTCGGTGCTGATGTGGGGGTCGCTGGTGGCGATGAGGTACTTGCCGTCCAGCCGCTGCTCGGCCTTGACCTTGGCGGTGTTGACCTTCAGGCGCCCGTTGGGCTGCTGGGTCAGCCAACGCCCCAGGCTGGGGTGGTCGCGCAGCGCGCGCTCGGCACGAACGTGGGCGGCCTGGTTGCGCGCTCGGGTCTTGTCGCCACGGCGACGACGGGCGTCACGGGCGCGCTGGTTGGCGATGGGGGCCAGCTCCGCCTGGAGCCTGGCGATGGCCTGGTCTCGCTGCTGGCGGTCTCGCTCGGCCTG includes the following:
- a CDS encoding IS1634 family transposase, encoding MQQAVFFAVADLLNLEVDLLFFDTTSTYFERDEEDDGVEAFRRLGHSKDHRPDLPQIVIGLAVTRQGIPVRCWCWPGNTGDQQVLAEVKDDLRGWKLGRVITVVDRGFTSADNLAYLRRAGGHDIAGMRLRDGNPLVTQVLSRQGRYQQVKDNLRVKEVRVDGHDARFIVCHNPEQAERDRQQRDQAIARLQAELAPIANQRARDARRRRGDKTRARNQAAHVRAERALRDHPSLGRWLTQQPNGRLKVNTAKVKAEQRLDGKYLIATSDPHISTEDAALGYKNLAEAERGFRDLKSTLLLRPVFHRLEHPIRAHVLICWLALLLTRVAERSAGLSWRNINRQLGPITQVTLAGPAGTVTQTTPINSEQKAIYQALSIQPPPRVTAFDPT